The Microbacterium phyllosphaerae region CTCGTGGGATGCCCTGTGGAACATGGTCCCCGACGAGGGCCAGACCGCGTTCCTTCCCCATGGCGTCCTGCCGATCCTGTTCGCCCTGCCGTTCGCGATGTGGTTCTTCCTCGGCATCGAAGAGCTTCCGCTCGCCGCCGAAGAGTCGCACAATCCGACCCGCGACATCCCGAAGGCGGGCTTCTGGGCCCGCGGCACGCTCATCGTCACCGGCCTCCTGGTGCTCTTCCTGAACACCGGTGTCATCGGCGCCGAAGCCACCAGAACGGCGGGCGAGCCCCTGCTCGACGGCTTCCGCGCGATCGTCGGCGACCAGCTCGCCGCCGTGCTCGCGCTGTTCGCGCTCATCGGCCTGCTCGCGTCGCTCCAGGGCATCATGTTCGCCTACGGACGCAACATGTACTCGCTCTCCCGCGCCGGGTACTACCCGCGGTTCCTCTCCCTCACCGGCAAGCGCCAGACGCCGTGGGTCGCCCTCACCGTGGGTGCCGCCATCGGCTTCATCGCCCTGATCGTGCTCGATGTGCTCACCGCGGTCGACTCCGAGGGCGCGGGTACGGTCGCCGGCGCGATCGTGCTGAACATCGCGGTCTGGGGCGCAGTCGTCGCCTACGGCCTGCAGCTCGTATCGTTCATCATCCTGCGCAAGAAGTTCCCGAACGTCGACCGCCCGTACGTCAGCCCATGGGGCATCCCCGGTGCCGTCATCGCGCTCGTGATCGCCGCTCTGATCTTCGTGGGCTTCTTGCTGAACCCGACGTTCGGTCCGGCCATCATCGCGATCGCGATCGTCTACGCGATCATCCTGCTCGGCTTCGGCCTCTTCTTCCGGCACCGTCTCGTGCTCTCCCCCGAGGAGGAGTACGCGCTGTCGGGCGGTTCGCATGGCGACCCGCAGGCCGAGGGCTACGACGCCATGGAGGGCGAGGTCTTCGACCCGAAGCGGTGACGCGAGAGGAGCGCGACCGGCCAGACCCTACTTGCGGTCGAAGTCGAACGCCTTGAGAAGCTCGGCGACAGCCTTGTCGCGCTCCTCCCCTCCCTCGTCGAACATGTGCGTCACGTGCGTGCGCAGATGGTTCTCGAGCAGCAGACGGTTCAACGACTCCAGCGAGCGCTGGATCGCGCGGGACTGCGTGATGATGTCCATGCAGTACTCCTCGTTCTCGATCATCCGCGCGACACCGCGCATCTGACCCTCGAGGATGCTGGTGCGATGCAGGGCGCGCTTCTTGATGTCTTCGATCACGCTTCGAGGGTACTCGGCCTCTGCCGCTGTCAGTCCTCGAACGGGTTCAGCACCGACAGGCCGGGGATCTCGAAGTCCTTCGTGTTGCGCGTCACGAGAGTCAGGCCGTGATGCAACGCTGTGGCCGCGATCAGCGCGTCAGCCCACGGACGACGATCCGGCACGTTGAGAGCGGCGCACGTCCGCGCGATCTGCGGAGAGACGGGGAGGATGCGGGAGCCGAGCCCGAGTCGAAGCGTGTCCAGCCAGCGTCGGAGTGCTCTCGCCTGACGCGGATCGCGGCGCTGGAGTCCGAGGACACCGAGTTCCAGCTCGTAGTCGGTGATGACGCTCATGTGAAGAGCCTCGGGCACCCCGCTCTCCATCCAGGTGCGAGCGGCGATGCCGGCTCCGGTTCCGCGCCTCGCGTCGGAGAACGTGTTCGTGTCGATCAGATACATCGGTCAGAACTCGATCGGAGGACGACCGAAGTCCGTCTTCCGATCGGCGACGATCTCGTCGATGATGCGATCGAACTCGCCGTCGTCGTCCACGAGGTCCTCCTCCGGCATCGCAAGGAACTCGAGAATCGACCCGGGTCGGGCCGGGGCGAGCCGTTCGTACTCGTCGATGCTCAAGAGCACGTACGCGGGCTCGCCGCGCTTCGTGATCATCACGGGCTGGTCGTCGGCGACGCGCTGAGCGCGCGCGACGGACTGGTTGAACTCTCGAGCGGTCATGGTGAACACGATGTACCTCGATTCGGAATGTAGTGATGGTACTACACAGCCCAGATCTCTCGACGGACGACAGAACTCGATGCGGCACGCCGACCTCGGCGAGAACTCCCCGTGAAAGGATGACGTCATGCCGCGAACCCCGATGGCGCTCCTGTCGCCCGCAGACCAGGTACGACTTCGCGCCCTTCGCCGCATGAAGGCGGTGGCCCTCGGGGCTCTCATCTTCATGGCGATCGTGTTCGTCGTCGCGTTCGCGTTCCAGGAGCGGCAGCCGTGGCTCGGCTATGTGCGCGCGGCCGCCGAGGGCGGGATGGTGGGCGCCCTCGCCGACTGGTTCGCCGTGACGGCGCTCTTCCGCAGACCGCTGGGGCTGCCCATCCCGCACACCGCGATCATCCCGAACCGCAAGGATGAGATCGGGCGCACGCTGGGCGAGTTCGTCGAGACGAACTTCCTCGAGGCGAGCGTCGTGCGCACCAAGCTCGCGAGCACCGCGATCGCGAAGCGCGCGGGCGAGTGGTTGCGCGAGCCGGCCCACGCCGAGCGGGTGGGCGCCGAGGGAGCGACGATCGCGACGGCGGTGCTCAACGCCCTCAGCGACGACGACGTGCGCGACCTCATCACCGATCTCGCCCGCGAGCACCTCGTCTCTCCCGAGTGGGGTCCGCCGGCCGGGGCCTGGCTCGAGAAGATCGTCGAAGCGGATGCTCACCACGGAGCGGTCGACCTCGCCGCCGACAGCATCGCCCGCTGGCTCGACGCGAATGCAGCCTCGTTCTCGGGGCTCATCTCACGGCGGCTCCCCGGGTGGGTGCCGAAGCTCGCGCACCGCTTCGTCGACGACACCGCGTACAACGAGGCGGTCAAGTTCGTGCGCGCCGTGCAGGCCGATCCGCAGCATCCGGCCCGCATCGCCGTCGACGGCTATCTCGCCCGCCTGGCAGACAGTCTGCAGAACGACCCCGCGACGAGGGCCAAGCTCGAGAACGCCAAGGCCTCGCTGTTCGACAGCCCCCGCGTGGGCGCCCTCGCGGCCGAGGCGTGGAACACGGCCAAGAACGGACTCCTCACCGCCCTCGCCGACCCCGAGAGCGGGCTGCGCGTGCGTGCGGCTCAGGCTCTGCAGGAGGTCGGCGACAGGCTGACGACGGATGCCGCGCTGCAGCACCGCGTCGACACCTGGGTGTCGGATGCCGCGGTGTTCCTCGTCGACCGCTACCGCCACGACATCGCGTCGATCATCACCGACACCGTCGAGCGCTGGGACCCGGTCGAGACGACCGAGAAGATCGAGCTCATGGTCGGTCGCGACCTGCAGTACATCCGCCTCAACGGCACGTTCGTCGGCGCCCTCGCCGGTCTCGCGATCTTCACGATCGCCCACCTGCTGATCCCCGGGGTCTGACGCGTGCGGATCGTCGTGTCGGGCACTCACGCGAGTGGCAAGAGCACGCTGATCTCCGACTTCCACGCAGCTCACCCCGAATACGCGGTCCTCGGCGACCCGTTCGATGACATCGAGTCGGAGGCGCCGGCTGGCGCGGCCAGCTTCGTGGCGCAGCTCCGCGTCACGGTCTCCCGACTGCGAGAGTCGGCGGGCGAGAGCTCCGTCATCTCGGAACGCGGGTCGATCGACTTCCTCGCCTATCTCACCGCGCTCGACGCGCTGGGCCGTGGAGACGACACGCTGCTCTCTCGAGCGCAGGAGCTGGTCGAGTCATCGATGGCCGATGTCGATCTGATCGCCGTCGTGCCGCTCGACCCACGGCACGCGATCGCCGTTCCCGACGACGAGGATCCGGAGCTCCGAGAGGCGATGGGGCGCGCTCTTCTGGATGTGCTCGACGACCTGGAACGCGCCGGTGATGCGCCGTCGATCGTGACGCTCACGGGGAGCCCCGGCGAGAGACTCACCCAGCTGGAGAAGGCTGCCGGCCTCTGCTGATCGTCGGATCTGACCGTGAGGTCACAGGAAAAGCGGCAGCAGTGATCCGATGAGGCCGATTACGCCGACACCCGCGAACACGATCCCCAGAGTCATCACGACCCGGCGCAGATGTGGCGGATCCCCCACACGAGCACGAGCAGGATCGTTCGCACTGACGACCCCTGCAGCCCAGCCCTCCTCCGGGGTCGCGAACTCGTCGCGCCGCAACGGCCTCTCGTGGAAGTCGCCTCCGGCGAACCAGCGGGCGAACACGGAGCCGTCCCGCTCGACGATCGCGATCTCGATGCTCCGCCACGGTCCTTCGACCGCACGAATCAGCATGGCCAGCAGGAGCAGCGGCAGCCCGATCCCCAGGCCCACCCACGACAGCACCTCGCCGACGAGAGCGAGGGTGTCCAGCGTGTCCATGGCTCCATCGTAAAGTCGCCGGCCGGTGACTCTCACGGCCGCCTCGACACGCGAGCTAGGTAGAGATCTGGACTAGTCCGTGGCATGATCTAGTCATGGATTCGACGCAGTGGCCCAGCGAGTGGGCTCGGGCCGCGCTCCCCGGCGCCGTGCTCGCTCTCGTGGGCGACGAGGACGCCTACGGCTACCTGATCGCCCAGCGCCTCGCGGCGGCCGGATTCGGCACCATCAAGGGGAGCACGCTCTACCCGCTGCTCGCCCGCCTCGAGCACGACGGTTCTCTCGCCTCGACCTGGCAGGACGGGGCCGGAGGGCCGGGGCGCAAGTACTACTCGATCACGGAATCGGGCAGGCGAACGCTCGACGAGCACCGGGCCGCCTGGGCGGATTTCACCGCCCGCACCATGACAGTCCTCGGCGACAAGAAGGAGTCACGATGAGCGGCACACGGGACGACTACGGCACGGCTCTCGCGGACGAGCTCGAACTACGCGACGTCCCGAGTGACCAGGTCGATCTCATCGTGCGGGAGGTGAGGAGCCACCTCGCAGAATCCGGGGAGGATCCGCTCGAGACGTTCGGTTCGCCTGAACACTACGCAGACCAGTTCGCCCCGCGCTCATGGACGCGACGGATGCTGTGGGGACTCGTGGCTCTCGCCGGTCTGCTCGGCGCCGGCGCCGGACTCCTGCTGCTGAGCGGAGTCTTCGGGCTCATGGATCCGTCGATGCAGCTGTGGGGGTGGGCGCCGAGCATCCGACTCACGCTGGGGACCCTCTGCCTCCTGGGCCTGGCCGGTCTCCTGACCTTCATGGTGATGGAGTCGCGACGACGCCAGGCGTCGTGGACGCTGCGTCGATAGCGGCCGCTGTCAGCGCGCGACGAGAGCCGCGAGCATCTCGAGCACGCAGAGGGCCGCGAGCCTGACCGTGCGCATGTCGTCGGTGTCGGCCGTCGCGTCGACCTCGGCGATATCGGCGCTCACCACGCGAGGATCCGCGACGATCGAGCGGACGAGAGCACGCAGCTCCCACGCGGCGAATCCGCCGGGCACACTCGCCGGGCACCCGGGCGCTGCGGCCCGATCGGCGGCGTCGACGTCGACATCGAGATGGATGCGGGCGGCCGCACCGGCGCCGGCGATGCGCGTTGCCTCCGCGACGACCTCGTCGATCCCGCGGCGCCGGACCTCGTCGAGGGTGATCACGCGAATGCCCCACTCGGCGGCGCGCGCCGCGTAGGCGGCGGAGTTCGCGAAGTCCGCGATGCCGATCTGCACGATCTTCGTCGGATCGATGCGTTCCTTCTCGGGTGCGTCCTCGATCAGTCGCCGCACGGGCGACCCGTTCGAGATCCCGTCGCGCAGGTCGAAGTGCGCATCGATCGTGATCAGTCCGGTGGCCCCGGCTCCCCGCGCGACCGGGTAGGTCAGCGCGTTGTCGCCCCCGAGGGCGATCACGAGACGAGCGGATGCGGCGAGCTCATGCACGCGCGCGACGCTCGCCGCGATGCCGGCCTCGCCGTCGGGCTCGGCCACATCCCCGGCGTCGAGAACGCGCAGCGCCTCGCCGAGATCGACGACAGGCGGACCCATGAGCGTGGCGCTGTACCGGGTCAACGCCTCCCGGATCGCCGCGGGGGTCGCATGCGCGCCGGTCGGCGAGAGCGAGGTGCGCCAGGTCGGAACGCCGAGCAGCACGGCATCCGCGTCATCCTCCGCAGCGAACGAGGGCCAGGATCCGGCGCGCGGCCAGAGGTCATCGTGCGACAGGGCCATGGTTCTCCGCTCCTCGTGCCTTCGACGCTGCCGCGAAGACCGCGACCCCGTCCTTCCACACCTGATCGACCAGCGGCACTCCGGGTCGATACGCGAGATGGATGCGCGTGGGCGCGGTCAGCAGCACGAGGTCCGCGCGTGCTCCCACCGTGATCACGCCGACGTCGTCGCGGCGCAACGCCCGCGCTCCCCCGGCGGTCGCCGCCCACACGGCCTCGGCGGGGGTCATACCCATGTCGCGTACTGCGATCGCGATGCAGAACGGCATGGACGACGTGAAGCTCGAACCAGGGTTCGTGTCGCAGGCGAGGGCCACGGTGACGCCCGCATCGATCAGTCGGCGCGCGTCGGGATACGGCTGCCGGGTCGAGAACTCGACGCCGGGCAGCAGGGTCAGCACGGTGTCGGAGGCGGCGATCGCTGCGATGTCGTCGTCGGTCAGATAGGTGCCGTGATCGATCGAGGCCGCACCGAGCTCGACGGCGAGGCGCACCCCATCGCCCGGGCCGAGCTGGCTCGCGTGCAGTCGGGGTGTGAGGCCCTTCGCGACGCCGGCCTCG contains the following coding sequences:
- a CDS encoding amino acid permease, encoding MSQQSNESRKVAGATYTRAGSEYFEKRTLKRSAGVWGLWGLAVAAVISGDFSGWNFGIDFAGFGGMLIAFAILVAMYYGMIFAIGEMAAAMPHTGGAYSFARSAMGPWGGLVTGAAETIEYVATTAVIVYFSASYANGITSELLGLELPGWVWYLILYVVFIALNSAGAAISFRFAIVVSVISIGIILVFSAMAIFSGAFSWDALWNMVPDEGQTAFLPHGVLPILFALPFAMWFFLGIEELPLAAEESHNPTRDIPKAGFWARGTLIVTGLLVLFLNTGVIGAEATRTAGEPLLDGFRAIVGDQLAAVLALFALIGLLASLQGIMFAYGRNMYSLSRAGYYPRFLSLTGKRQTPWVALTVGAAIGFIALIVLDVLTAVDSEGAGTVAGAIVLNIAVWGAVVAYGLQLVSFIILRKKFPNVDRPYVSPWGIPGAVIALVIAALIFVGFLLNPTFGPAIIAIAIVYAIILLGFGLFFRHRLVLSPEEEYALSGGSHGDPQAEGYDAMEGEVFDPKR
- a CDS encoding metal-sensitive transcriptional regulator; this translates as MIEDIKKRALHRTSILEGQMRGVARMIENEEYCMDIITQSRAIQRSLESLNRLLLENHLRTHVTHMFDEGGEERDKAVAELLKAFDFDRK
- a CDS encoding type II toxin-antitoxin system VapC family toxin, giving the protein MYLIDTNTFSDARRGTGAGIAARTWMESGVPEALHMSVITDYELELGVLGLQRRDPRQARALRRWLDTLRLGLGSRILPVSPQIARTCAALNVPDRRPWADALIAATALHHGLTLVTRNTKDFEIPGLSVLNPFED
- a CDS encoding type II toxin-antitoxin system prevent-host-death family antitoxin; translation: MTAREFNQSVARAQRVADDQPVMITKRGEPAYVLLSIDEYERLAPARPGSILEFLAMPEEDLVDDDGEFDRIIDEIVADRKTDFGRPPIEF
- a CDS encoding DUF445 domain-containing protein; amino-acid sequence: MPRTPMALLSPADQVRLRALRRMKAVALGALIFMAIVFVVAFAFQERQPWLGYVRAAAEGGMVGALADWFAVTALFRRPLGLPIPHTAIIPNRKDEIGRTLGEFVETNFLEASVVRTKLASTAIAKRAGEWLREPAHAERVGAEGATIATAVLNALSDDDVRDLITDLAREHLVSPEWGPPAGAWLEKIVEADAHHGAVDLAADSIARWLDANAASFSGLISRRLPGWVPKLAHRFVDDTAYNEAVKFVRAVQADPQHPARIAVDGYLARLADSLQNDPATRAKLENAKASLFDSPRVGALAAEAWNTAKNGLLTALADPESGLRVRAAQALQEVGDRLTTDAALQHRVDTWVSDAAVFLVDRYRHDIASIITDTVERWDPVETTEKIELMVGRDLQYIRLNGTFVGALAGLAIFTIAHLLIPGV
- a CDS encoding AAA family ATPase, which encodes MSGTHASGKSTLISDFHAAHPEYAVLGDPFDDIESEAPAGAASFVAQLRVTVSRLRESAGESSVISERGSIDFLAYLTALDALGRGDDTLLSRAQELVESSMADVDLIAVVPLDPRHAIAVPDDEDPELREAMGRALLDVLDDLERAGDAPSIVTLTGSPGERLTQLEKAAGLC
- a CDS encoding PadR family transcriptional regulator translates to MDSTQWPSEWARAALPGAVLALVGDEDAYGYLIAQRLAAAGFGTIKGSTLYPLLARLEHDGSLASTWQDGAGGPGRKYYSITESGRRTLDEHRAAWADFTARTMTVLGDKKESR
- a CDS encoding HAAS signaling domain-containing protein produces the protein MSGTRDDYGTALADELELRDVPSDQVDLIVREVRSHLAESGEDPLETFGSPEHYADQFAPRSWTRRMLWGLVALAGLLGAGAGLLLLSGVFGLMDPSMQLWGWAPSIRLTLGTLCLLGLAGLLTFMVMESRRRQASWTLRR
- a CDS encoding arginase family protein; this translates as MALSHDDLWPRAGSWPSFAAEDDADAVLLGVPTWRTSLSPTGAHATPAAIREALTRYSATLMGPPVVDLGEALRVLDAGDVAEPDGEAGIAASVARVHELAASARLVIALGGDNALTYPVARGAGATGLITIDAHFDLRDGISNGSPVRRLIEDAPEKERIDPTKIVQIGIADFANSAAYAARAAEWGIRVITLDEVRRRGIDEVVAEATRIAGAGAAARIHLDVDVDAADRAAAPGCPASVPGGFAAWELRALVRSIVADPRVVSADIAEVDATADTDDMRTVRLAALCVLEMLAALVAR